In Serinus canaria isolate serCan28SL12 chromosome 5, serCan2020, whole genome shotgun sequence, the following proteins share a genomic window:
- the LOC103822224 gene encoding LOW QUALITY PROTEIN: olfactory receptor 5T3-like (The sequence of the model RefSeq protein was modified relative to this genomic sequence to represent the inferred CDS: deleted 1 base in 1 codon), which yields MFSMAGENEMFASQFILLGFTTQADLQVMFFVLFLALCVVTLLGNLGVIMLIRIDPCLCTPMYFFLSHLSLLDICCSSTIIIPWSLRDVLVEKKVISFGRCVTQFFSFATWATTECHVLAAMAHNHYVATCRPLLYSVPMSPQLHSPHHIPMFQVPFCHSWAIEHLVCDRPPLLALSCSDTRSSEAVVAAMVGLNVLSTAAHPGPSWCPPHLSWLLSRSILVSSPSILTAILRISQHQGDTRPRPPALSTRPPSLCATAAPPSRTCACLQPLPGAGQAHLPGVFCHCPQDEPAMWT from the exons ATGTTCAGTATGGCTGGAGAAAATGAGATGTTTGCATCTCAATTTATTCTCCTGGGCTTCACCACCCAAGCAGATCTGCAGGTGATGTTTTTTGTCTTGTTCCTTGCCCTCTGTGTGGTCACTCTCTTAGGAAATCTGGGAGTCATCATGTTGATCCGGATCGATCCGTGCCTCTGCACCCCCATGTACTTCTTCCTGAGCCACTTGTCCCTGCTGGacatctgctgctcctccaccaTCATCATCCCCTGGAGCCTGAGGGATGTTTTGGTGGAGAAGAAGGTGATTTCCTTCGGGAGATGTGTCACCCAGTTCTTCTCCTTCGCCACCTGGGCCACCACCGAGTGCCATGTGCTGGCCGCCATGGCCCAC AACCACTATGTGGCCACCTGCAGGCCCCTGCTCTACTCCGTGCCCATGTCCC CTCAGCTCCATTCTCCACATCATATTCCCATGTTCCAGGTCCCATTCTGTCACTCCTGGGCCATCGAGCACTTGGTTTGTGACAGGCCCCCGCTGCtggccctgtcctgctctgacACCCGCTCCAGCGAGGCCGTGGTGGCCGCCATGGTGGGGCTCAACGTGCTGAGCACTGCGGCTCATCCAGGTCCATCCTGGTGTCCTCCCCATCTGTCCTGGCTGTTGTCCAGGTCCATCCTGGTGTCCTCCCCGTCCATCCTGACTGCCATCCTGCGGATCAGCCAGCATCAGGGTGACACGAGGCCTCGTCCACCCGCGCTTTCCACCCGGCCTCCATCGCTCTGTGCCACGGCAGCTCCACCCTCACGGACCTGCGCCTGTCTCCAGCCActccctggagcaggacaaGCTCATCTCCCTGGGGTGttctgtcactgtccccaggaTGAGCCAGCAATGTGGACTTGA
- the LOC103822225 gene encoding olfactory receptor 151-like, whose product MGGNYTQPKFILLGITETPWAQAPLFGLFLLIYIVTLVGNIGLMVLVWVAPSLHTPMYFFLTHFSLADVCYSTVISPKMLTDLLFGDKTISWAGCMTQFHLFALFVTAECHLLAAMAYDRHVAICHPLSYVLVVSPRACWQLVAWCYLVASLSALLYTGCTFGGSFCGPRRVDHFFCDASPVLRLACSDTRGCEAAIFALATANGLGTSLVILLSYGRILHAVLGMSSAPSRARAFRTCASHLASMSVFYGSLFFMYLQPASRHGSRDKVASVFYAVVSPMLNPFIYSLRNKEVKAALESCRRRVLNLCRHQRVWLSLTFVGTFGGGMSSVSAEG is encoded by the exons ATGGGAGGAAACTACACACAGCCCAAATTCATCCTCCTGGGAATTACAGAAACTCCCTGGGCCCAGGCCCCTCTCTTTGGGCTCTTTCTGTTGATTTACATTGTCACTTTGGTGGGGAACATCGGGCTGATGGTCTTGGTTTGGGTGGCTCCCAGCCTCCACACCCCCATGTACTTCTTCCTCACCCACTTTTCCCTGGCCGACGTCTGCTATTCCACCGTCATCTCCCCCAAAATGCTCACAGATCTGTTATTTGGGGATAAAACCATTTCCTGGGCCGGCTGCATGACACAATTCCACCTCTTTGCTCTCTTTGTCACGGCCGAGTGTCACCTCCTGGCCGCCATGGCCTACGACCGGCACGTGGCCATCTGCCACCCCCTGAGCTATGTCCTGGTGGTGTCCCCCCGCgcctgctggcagctggtggCCTGGTGCTACCTCGTGGCCTCCCTCAGCGCCCTCCTCTACACCGGCTGCACGTTTGGAGGCTCCTTCTGTGGGCCCCGCCGCGTCGACCACTTCTTCTGCGACGCCAGCCCCGTGCTGAGGCTGGCCTGCTCCGACACCCGCGGCTGTGAGGCCGCCATCTTCGCCCTGGCCACGGCCAACGGGCTGGGCACCAGCCTGGTCATCCTGCTCTCCTACGGCCGCATCCTGCACGCCGTCCTGGGCATGAGCTCAGcgcccagcagggccagagcctTCCGCACCTGCGCCTCCCACCTGGCGTCCATGTCCGTGTTCTATGGCTCCCTGTTCTTCATGTACCTGCAGCCGGCGTCGCGGCACGGCAGCCGGGACAAGGTGGCCTCTGTCTTCTACGCCGTGGTCAGCCCCATGCTCAACCCTTtcatctacagcctgaggaacaAGGAGGTGAAGGCAGCGCTGGAGAGTTGCAGGAGGAGGGTGTTAAACCTCTGCCGGCATCAGAGAG TTTGGTTGTCCCTCACCTTTGTTGGCACCTTTGGGGGTGGGATGAGTTCGGTCTCTGCAGAGGGAtaa
- the LOC115485490 gene encoding olfactory receptor 5G3: MPGSNCTPATEFSLAGFSEDPATQVILFLLFLLTYLVTILGNLGMITLIRASALLHSPMYYFLGNLAFVNLCTSTIITPRMLAGVLLGKKGITYAGCMAQMFTFCLFLVTECFLLAAMAYDRYVAICHPLLYPLVMSPERCSQLVTGSYLLGLTNAVGQAIGMSSLFFCSSSTISLFFCDISLLISLSTSDTTLSLIILRTSSSLLGVPSLLVVLVSYVAIISTILSISSAEGKRKAFSTCTSHLTALSTFYGPLIFMYLIPRPDTSRGGDKWAAVLYTVVTPMLNPWIYSLRNWEVKEAWRRLGKIK, translated from the coding sequence ATGCCAGGAAGCAATTGCACCCCAGCAACTGAGTTCAGCTTGGCAGGATTCAGTGAGGACCCGGCAACTCAGGTcatcctcttcctgctcttcctgctcaCATACCTTGTCACCATCCTGGGGAATTTGGGCATGATCACCTTGATCAGAGCCAGTGCCCTGCTCCATTCCCCCATGTATTATTTCCTTGGCAACCTGGCTTTTGTGAACCTCTGCACTTCCACCATCATCACCCCCAGGATGTTGGCTGGGGTTTTGCTGGGGAAGAAGGGAATCACCTATGCTGGGTGCATGGCTCAGATGTTCACTTTTTGCCTGTTTCTAGTCACTGAGTGTTTCCTACTGGCTGCAATGGCCTATGACCGATATGTGGCCATTTGCCACCCCCTGCTCTACCCCCTTGTCATGTCCCCAGAGCGCTGCTCCCAGCTGGTGACTGGCTCCTACCTCCTGGGGCTGACCAATGCTGTGGGACAAGCCATTGGCATGTCCAGCTTgttcttctgcagctccagcaccatcAGTCTGTTCTTCTGTGACATTTCCCTGCTGATCTCCCTCTCCACCTCTGACACCACCCTCAGCCTCATCATCCTAAGGACTTCTTCATCTTTGCTCGGTGTTCCCAGCCTGCTGGTGGTCCTGGTGTCCTATGTGGCCATCATCTCCACCATCCTGAGCATCAGCTCAGCTGAGGGCAAGCGCAAAGCCTTCTCCACCTGCACCTCCCACCTCACTGCCCTCAGCACCTTCTATGGGCCGTTGATTTTCATGTACTTAATCCCCAGGCCAGACACCTCCAGGGGAGGAGACAAATGGGCTGCTGTGCTCTACACTGTGGTGACCCCCATGCTGAACCCCTGGatctacagcctgaggaactGGGAGGTGAAGGAGGCTTGGAGGAGACTCgggaaaataaaatga